Proteins encoded within one genomic window of Arachis ipaensis cultivar K30076 chromosome B08, Araip1.1, whole genome shotgun sequence:
- the LOC107612019 gene encoding uncharacterized protein LOC107612019, which produces MLSPNSFSLLFAILLCLPLAIVFTTTTTTTITTSTTTITITKNTTITTAKLFHDPNPPIPNLTTTFYIKHPNNTSRQPPPPPPSPPPSEAVVEYNDDEEEKELFRMASRAKRKPTNTKKLAFMFLTTTPLPFAPLWESFFNKSPRNLYNIYVHADPTFSYDPPFSGVFRNRTIPSKPTARYTPTLAAAARRLLARALIHDRNNHMFLLLSPSCIPLHSFNFTYSTLAHSRKSFIEILTNETGSYDRWAARGDHVMLPEVTLDDFRIGSQFWALTRKHARLVVSETRLWSKFKLPCVRWDTCYPEENYFPTLLAMWDSRGCVHATLTHVDWSGSEDGHPRMYQKEDIGPELFWALRKGRPRYGDSGREIRRRRDPFLFARKFAPDSLQALMQIADDIIFRD; this is translated from the coding sequence ATGCTGTCACCaaactctttctctcttctttttgctATTCTTCTATGCTTACCTTTGGCCATTGTGTtcaccaccaccacaaccaccaccataaCCACCTCCACTACTACAATCACAATTACAAAGAACACCACTATCACCACCGCCAAACTCTTTCATGACCCAAACCCACCAATCCCAAATCTCACAACCACCTTCTACATCAAACATCCCAACAACACATCACGCCAACCACCGCCGCCGCCACCCTCACCGCCACCATCTGAAGCAGTGGTGGAGTATAACGACGATGAAGAAGAGAAAGAACTCTTCCGTATGGCTTCACGTGCAAAACGAAAACCCACTAACACTAAAAAACTAGCGTTCATGTTCCTCACAACAACGCCACTTCCATTCGCACCTTTATGGGAATCGTTTTTCAACAAATCACCGAGAAATCTCTACAACATTTACGTCCACGCGGACCCCACATTCTCCTATGACCCACCGTTTTCCGGTGTTTTCCGCAACCGCACAATCCCTTCAAAACCCACCGCTAGATACACTCCCACACTCGCAGCGGCGGCGCGTAGATTGCTCGCACGCGCCCTCATCCACGACCGCAACAACCACATGTTCCTCCTTCTCTCCCCTTCTTGCATCCCGCTTCACTCCTTCAACTTCACATACTCCACGCTCGCTCACTCGCGCAAGAGCTTCATCGAGATCCTCACCAACGAAACTGGTTCCTATGATCGATGGGCGGCGCGTGGAGATCACGTGATGCTTCCAGAGGTGACACTCGACGATTTTCGGATTGGGTCTCAGTTTTGGGCCTTGACACGTAAGCATGCGAGATTAGTAGTCTCGGAAACGAGACTTTGGTCAAAGTTCAAGTTGCCATGTGTGCGTTGGGACACGTGTTACCCGGAGGAGAATTACTTTCCTACCCTTTTGGCCATGTGGGACTCCAGAGGATGCGTGCACGCCACGCTCACGCATGTCGATTGGAGCGGAAGTGAGGATGGGCACCCTCGAATGTACCAGAAGGAGGATATTGGGCCTGAATTGTTTTGGGCCTTGAGAAAGGGTAGGCCCAGATACGGTGATAGTGGTAGAGAAATACGTAGGCGCCGTGACCCCTTTCTCTTTGCAAGGAAGTTCGCCCCTGACTCACTTCAGGCATTGATGCAAATTGcagatgacattatttttagagATTAG